Sequence from the Pararhizobium gei genome:
CCGACAAGGTCGTGGTCATGTATGACGGCGAGATCGTCCAGATCGGCACGCCGGCGGAACTGTTCGAAAAGCCGAAGCACACGTTCGTGGGATACTTCATCGGTTCGCCGGGCATGAACTTTTTGCCGGCGAAAATCGAGGGCTCCACGGTCGATCTTGAGGGCCAGACGATCGATCTGTCCTTCGCGCCGCAGGTGGCGCCGGGCGCCAGGACGGAACTCGGCATTCGCCCGGAATTCGTGAAGCTCGGGCGAGAGGGCATGCCGGTGACGATTTCCAAGGTCGAGGATATCGGCCGCCAGAAGATCGTGCGGGCGCAGTTCGGCGGGCGGCCGATGGCCATCGTTTTGCATGAGGACGGGGAAATCCCGGCGGAACCGAAGATTACCTTCGATCCGGCGGCCATCAACATCTACGCCGATAGCTGGCGCGTCGGCGCGGAGGGCTGAAGACATGCATAAGACCTGGAACAACAAGGCCTGGTTGATGGTGCTGCCGGTGCTGGTGCTGGTCGCTTTCTCCGCCGTGATCCCGCTGATGACGGTGGTCAACTATTCGGTACAGGACACGTTCGGCAACAATGAATTCTTCTGGGCCGGCACGGAATGGTTCACGGAGGTGCTCGACTCCGCACGGTTCTGGGATGCCCTGCAGCGCAACCTGTTCTTTTCCGGCATCATCCTGGCCATCGAGATCCCGCTTGGCATCTTCATTGCGCTCAACATGCCGAAGAAGGGGCTGGGCGTCCCCTTCTGTCTCGTCTTCATGGCCTTGCCGCTGCTGATCCCGTGGAATGTGGTCGGCACGATCTGGCAGTTGCTGAGCAGGGCGGATATCGGCCTTGTCGGCTACAGCCTGGCGCGCCTGGGCATTCCGTTCAACTATGCCTCCGATCCGCTGCATGCCTGGATCACCGTCGTCGTCATGGATGTCTGGCACTGGACGAGCCTTGTGGTGCTTCTGGCCTATGCCGGTCTCGTCTCGATCCCCGACAGCTACTACCAGGCAGCCAAGATCGACGGCGCGTCGCGCTGGGCCGTGTTCCGCTATATCCAGCTTCCCAAGCTGAAGCGGGTGCTCTTGATCGCCGTGCTGTTGCGCTTCATGGACAGCTTCATGATCTATACCGAGCCCTTCGTCGTCACCGGTGGCGGGCCGGGATCCGCCACGACCTTTTTGTCGATCGATCTCGTGAAGATCGCCGTCGGCCAGTTCGACCTTGGACCTGCCGCCGCCATGTCCCTCATCTATTTCCTGATCGTCCTGCTGCTCTCATGGGTGTTCTACACCGTGATGACCAGCAGCGACGCCGCCAACTGAGGAGAGCGTGATGAACACCCACGCAAGCGCCATCCCGACCGCACAGACGGATGCCGCCGACACGCTACGGACGGGCATGACGCAGGTGGCGGAACGCCGCCCCGGCACGCTTCCATTGCCGGCACGGCGCACGAAAACCGGCTTGGCCTGGCTCGTGCCGACGCTTTATATCGTGTTCCTGATGCTGCCGATCTACTGGCTGGTGAACATGAGCTTCAAGACCAATACGGAGATCATGTCCGGCGTCTCCTTGTTTCCGCAGACGCCGACGCTGCGCAATTACATGGTGATCTTCACCGATCCGTCCTGGTACAAGGGCTATATCAACTCGATCCTCTATGTCGTTCTCAACACGATCATCTCGGTTTCGGTGGCGCTTCCGGCGGCTTACGCTTTCTCGCGTTACCGGTTTCTGGGCGACAAGCACCTGTTCTTCTGGCTGCTCACCAACCGCATGGCGCCGCCGGCCGTGTTCGCGCTGCCCTTCTTCCAGCTCTACTCGGCCTTCGGGCTGATCGACACGCATATCGCGGTTGCGCTGGCGCACTGCCTGTTCAACGTACCGCTGGCCGTCTGGATCCTCGAGGGCTTCATGTCGGGCGTGCCGAAGGAAATCGACGAAACCGCCTATATCGACGGGTATTCCTTCCCGCGCTTCTTTGTGAAGATCTACGTGCCCCTGATCGCATCGGGCATCGGTGTGGCGGCCTTCTTCTGCTTCATGTTTTCCTGGGTCGAGCTTCTGATCGCCCGCACCCTGACGACCACCGACGCCAAGCCGATCGCTGCCATCATGACCCGCACGGTCTCGGCATCGGGCATGGACTGGGGCGTGCTGGCGGCGGCCGGTGTGCTGACGATCATTCCGGGCGCGCTGGTGATCTACTTCGTGCGCAACTACATCGCCAAGGGCTTTGCCCTTGGCCGGGTATAGGGGAGGCAGTCGCATGGACTTTTCGTGGATGGCATGGACGCTGCCGACGGCGCTCTTTTTCCTGACGATCCTTTCTCTGCTGATCGGCATGGGCATCTGGGAATATGTATCGCCGGGCGGCAATCCGCGTGTCGGCATTCTGCGGTTCGAGACCACGCGCGGCGACCGGCTCTTCGTGTCGCTGCTGGGCTCGGCCTTCATTCATCTCGCATGGCTGGGGCTTGGCGGCCCTGACCTGTGGTGGGCTCTTGCTCTGTCAGTTGTCTACGCCGTCGGCGTCTTCAAACTGGTCTGAGACAGGACGTACGGACGGATTGCCCTGGGGAGGAACCATTGGACAATCCGGATATTGCAAATCGCAAAAACCTGAGGAGGAACATATGCGACAGCATCTATTGACATCGACGGCGGCCATGCTGCTGGCCTTTACCGGGACCGCATTCGCGGGCATGGATGAAGCAAAAACCTTCCTGGATGCGGAAGTGGGCGAGTTGTCGACCCTCGATCGCACCGCCCAGGAAGCCGAAATGCAGTGGTTCATCGATGCTGCCAAGCCGTTTGCCGGCATGGACATCAAGGTGGTCTCGGAAACCATCGCCACGCATGAATATGAATCGAAGGTGCTGGCGCCGGCCTTCACCGCCATCACCGGCATCAAGGTCACGCATGACCTGATCGGCGAAGGCGACGTCGTCGAAAAGCTGCAGACGCAGATGCAGTCGGGCGAGAACATCTACGACGCCTATGTCAACGATAGCGACCTGATCGGCACCCATTGGCGCTACCAGCAGGCCCGCTCGCTGACCAAGTGGATGGCCAACGAAGGCAAGGACGTCACCAATCCCGGTCTCGACCTCGCCGACTTCATCGGCACCAAGTTTACGACGGCTCCGGACGGCGATCTCTACCAGCTCCCTGACCAGCAGTTCGCCAACCTCTACTGGTTCCGCTATGACTGGTTCAACGACGAGAAGAACAAGGCGGACTTCAAGGCGAAGTACGGCTACGATCTCGGCGTTCCCGTCAACTGGTCTGCCTACGAGGACATCGCCGAATTCTTCACCGGCCGCGAAATCGACGGCAAGAAGGTTTTTGGCCACATGGACTATGGCAAGAAGGACCCGTCGCTCGGCTGGCGCTTCACCGATGCCTGGCTTTCCATGGCCGGCAACGGCGACAAGGGCCTGCCGAACGGCCTGCCTGTGGACGAATGGGGCGTCAAGGTCAACGAGAAGTCCCAGCCTGTGGGATCCTGCGTTGCCCGCGGCGGCGACACCAACGGCCCGGCATCGGTCTATTCGATCCAGAAGTACCTCGACTGGTTGAAGGCCTATGCACCGCCGGAAGCCCAGGGCATGACGTTTGGCGAGTCCGGTCCGGTTCCGGCCCAGGGCAATATCGCCCAGCAGATGTTCACCTACACGGCCTTCACGGCCGACTTCGTCAAGGAAGGCTTGCCGGTCGTCAATGCGGACGGGACGCCGAAATGGCGTTTTGCTCCGAGCCCGCATGGCGTCTACTGGAAAGACGGCATGAAGCTCGGCTATCAGGACGTCGGCTCGTGGACGCTGCTGAAATCGACACCGGAAGATCGCGCCAAGGCCGCATGGCTCTATGCGCAATTCGTCTCGTCCAAGACGGTTGACGTCAAGAAAAGCCAGGTTGGCCTGACGCTCATCCGCGAAAGCACGATCCAGCACAAGTCCTTCACGGACCGTGCGCCCAAACTGGGCGGACTGATCGAGTTCTACCGTTCGCCGGCCCGCGTGCAATGGTCGCCGACCGGGACCAACATTCCCGACTATCCGAAGCTGGCACAGCTCTGGTGGCAGGCGATCGGCGACGCATCCTCGGGTGCAAAGACCGCGCAGGAAGCCATGGATTCGCTGTGCGCCGAACAGGAAAAGGTGCTGGGCCGCCTCGAACGGTCCGGCATCCAGGGCGATATCGGCCCCAAACTCGCTGAAGAACACGATCTGGCCTACTGGAACGCGCAAGCCGTCAAAGCCGGAAACCTCGCCCCTCAGCTCAAGATCGAAAACGAAAAGGAAAAGCCAATAACCGTAAACTACGACGAATTGGTCAAGAGCTGGCAGAAATAAGCACCGAAACTGACATGGTGATTGCAAGAACCAAAACGCCCGGAGGTCATCCTCCGGGCGTTCTTTTGCATGGGTTTCGCCGATGGTAGAAATAAATAATTTTCATGAGTGCTGAATTCTGCTCGATACAAGGAGCCTTCCAAAGTTCATTTTCTGACAAATTTTCGATTATTCGGTAATACGAGTTGAAATAATTGAATATTTATAGGGGTCGCGAAAAAGAAAATTATTTACAAAAAGTCTGCGTTTGGTATCACTTGTTGCAGGGTGTCGTTGGCCCGCGACGTTTCGGGCGGGGTTCGCCTGACGACGGCTTTGACAACAAAAACGCACAGGATGGGCAGGAACATGGCATTCGTATCGATGGGGCCGATGCTCAAGCGGGCGCAGGCCGGCGGCTACGGCATCGCCGCCTTCAACATGATCGACTACAACAGCGCGCGTTCCATCGTGGAAGGCGCTGCCGGCATGAACGCTCCGATTATCGTTCAGGTCTCGGTGAAGACCATCCGGCACTGGGGCTTCAAGCCAATCGCCACGTGGGTCCGGATGATGGCGGAAGATGCGGACATTCCGGTCGCGCTTCATCTCGATCACTGCACGGACGAAGAGGTCATCAAGCGTTGCATTGATGCCGGCTGGACATCTGTGATGTTCGACGGTTCGTCTCTGCCCTTTGCCGAGAACCGGGATCGCTCGGAAGCCATTTACCGGCTGACCGAATCGGCCGGCGTCGGGCTTGAAGCCGAAATCGGTGCCATCGGCGGCGTTGAGGACGACAAGTTCGTCGCCGAGGATTCCGCCATTCTCGCCGACTACGGCGAATGCCTCGAATTCGTGAAGAACATGCCGAATCTTGCGGTCTTTGCGCCAGCCATCGGCACGGCGCATGGTGTCTACAAAGGTCAGCCGAAGATCGCCTATGCGCTGCTCGAGAAGATCACGGCTGCGGTTTCCATACCCATCGCGCTGCATGGCGGCACCGGTCTCAGCCAAGACCAGTTCGACCGCTGTATCGCTGCCGGTTGCGCCAAGGTGAATATTTCGACGATGCACAAGATCCGTTTCATCGAGGGATTTGTCGGTGTGCGACAGGAGAAGCCGAAGCTTGAGGAGCCGCTGCCCTTCATCATCGGCCAGTATGATGCGATGAAAAAGGATGTCTGCGACATGATCACCGCTTTCGGCTCCCAGGGCAAGGCCGCGCATGCTGCCGGCACGGCGGGCTGAGCGATGATGCAGGCACTGATCTTCGACTGCGACGGGGTGCTCGTCGACACGGAGCGTGACGGCCACCGGGTTGCGTTCAACCAGGCTTTTGCGCAGTTGGGTATCGATTGCGTCTGGGATGTCGAGCGCTACGGCGCGCTGCTTTTGACCGCAGGCGGCAAGGAGCGGATGCGGCGGCATTTCGATGAAACCGGATGGCCACAGAACTATCCCGACCACGATGCGCTGATTTCCAGGATCCATCTCCTGAAGACGGATATCTTCATGACGCTGATCAGCACCGGTGCGCTGCCGTTGCGTCCCGGTGTTCGCCGGATCGTCGATGAGGCTATCGACGCCGGTATTGCGCTCGCTGTCTGTTCCACATCGAACGAGAAGGCGGTGCAGGCCGTCGTCGACGTGATGCTCGGGCCGCAGCGATCTGCCAAGATCACCGTCTTTGCCGGAGATGTGGTGGCGGCCAAGAAGCCCGCGCCAGACATTTACACGCTGGCGGCAACGACGCTTGGGCTCACCCCTTCCGCATGCATGGTCATTGAGGATAGCAATAACGGGCTGAGGGCCGCCAAGGCCGCGGGCATGCGCTGCGTCGTCACGATATCGTCCTATACCGCCGAGGAGGATTTTACCCTGGCGGACAGGATCGTTTCAGACCTTGATGCAGGCATCGATATTCCGGCCTGCCGGGCGATCGTGGAAATGACGGCTTCAACACTCTGAGCAGCAAACGCGACGATCCGAAAACCCCTATGGATTATCGGATCGTCCTTCAGGTTTCATGCGGCATCGGAGCCATCTGCAGGATCAGGCTTCGTCGTTGTTGCGATGGCGGTAGCGTTTTTCAAGGGCGGCGCCTGTCGTGCGCAGGCTTTGCGCCGTCTTCTCTCCGGTCCGGAACAATGTGCCGACATAGAGAAGATCGATCAGGAACAGCTGGCTGATCCGGCCTTCCAGAAAATCCCCATGCAACGGCACGAGCTGCTGGCTGGCACCCCAGGTTATCAGGGACACATTGGACGCTTTTGCAACCTCTGAATTTGCGTTGCTGGTAATGGCGATCGTTGTTGCCGACCGTTCCCGGGCGAGAAGCAGCGCGTCTGTGACCGTTTCAGTTGTGCCGGTGTGCGAGATGCCGACCATCACGTCATCGGGCTGGAGCGTTGCGGCGACGATTGTCTGTGTGTAACCATCCCGATAGCTTGTGGCGTCGAAGCCGGCCTTCATAAAGAGATGGGCTGCCTCGTCGCAGATGGACGCAGCACCGCCGACGCCAACGAAAACGATTTTACGCGCTTTGTGCAACGCGTCTACTGCAAGGTCGAGCCGCTGCGCGTCCAGCATGCGATGCGTGCCCTCGATACCTGAAATCAGCAGCGAGGCGAGCTTGCCGCTGGTGCTGATCAGGGAATCACTGTCCTCGATTTCCAGGGGAATATTGACGAAGGAGCGGCGGCTTCGGGCACCTTCGGCCAGCGACAGCTTCATGTCGGGATAGCCCTCATAACCAAGCGCGCGGCTGACGCGGCTGATCGTGGCTTCGCTGACCCCCAGAGTGCGGCCGAGCTCGGTGATCGAGGAATCAAGCCTCTTGCTGGCATTGTCGCGAAGGAAATCGGCGACGATCCGTTCGGACTTGCGCAGCGTACCGTAACGTTCCTGGATGCGTTCGAGAAGATCGCTTTGCTGAAGGTCCGAAAGCTGGCGAGGCTCAGTCATGCACGATGTCCGTTTCTGCGAGTGGCGCTGCCAGCGCGGCAGACTTCCCTTCTCTAGCATTCCCGACAGAAGAATAAAAGTTTCACCCGAGTGTTCCAGCTTTTCTCTCCACTGAAAAAGCAGGTGCCATAAGGGCTTGCGACGCTTTGCGTGCGCGCGCAGCCTATGGAGAAAATTCGGCTTGGCATCGTCCATCCATCTTGAAAGAAATTTTCTGATCGACAAATTTTACAACGTACTTACGGGAATTTGGTTACCTGCTCCCGTGCAGAATGAATTTTCCTCTGTGCGGATTGAATATTTTAACGTTTTAAAATCAGTTAGATAGTTTGATTATAAAGATAGCTCTCGACGGAAATGGCCATTTGCAGCGATTCCATCATTAGGGAGAAAATTTTCTCGACAGGGTTATTGAGGGGTGCTAGATACATTGTCACGAGGAAACAATGGACCAATTCGGGAGGGAAGCATCCATGTCAGCCCAATCCAGCAACGCCAATGCCCCATCACGGGAGCTCCTGGAGAAACTTTTCAGGACGGCCTATAAAATCCGTGTCTTCGAAACAGAGGGGATCAAGCTTTACCGTCAGGGCCTGATCCGCGGGTACTTCCATCCCTATCTGGGGCAGGAAGGGATTGCGACCGGCGTCTGTGCCGCGCTGAAGGATGGCGACTATATTGCGTCGACCCACCGCGGCCATGGTCACTGCATTGCCTGGGGCGCCAGCATCAACAAGATGGTTGCCGAACTCCTGCAGAAGGACACTGGCTATTGCCGTGGTTACGGCGGATCCATGCACATTGCCGACATCAAAGCCGGCAATCTCGGTGCCAACGGCATCGTCGGCGCGGGTACCCCGCTGGGTGTCGGCGCGGCGCTTGCCTCGCAGGTCAAAGGCTCCGATGCCGTGACTGTCACCTTCACCACGGATGGAGCGTCGAACAACGGCACCTTCATGGAATCGCTCAATCTGGCGGCGATCTGGAATCTCGCTTTCGTCCTGGTCGTCGAGAACAACCAGTATGCGGTTTCCACCAAGATCGAGGAATCGACCCGCGAGGTCGATCTCTACAAGCGTGGCCTCGCCATCGGCGTGGAGAGCTATCAAGTCGATGGCAATGATTCACTCGCCGTCTACAACATGACGAAGGATGCCGTCGAAAAATGCCGGCGCGGCGAGGGGCCGATCCTCATCGAAGCCAAGACCTATCGCCATATGGGCCACCACGTGAACGATCCCGGCAAGTACATGCCGGCCGACCGCCTTGCCTACTACAAGGAACGGGACCCGGTCGATCGCGCGCGCGCTGCGCTGACGGAGATGTCCGGTATCGACCAGTCCGAAATCGATGCGATCGAGAATGAGATCCGGCAGGAATTCGAGGCCGCGGTCGAGTTTTCCAAGGCGAGCGGTGAAGTGACGATCGCGGAATTCCGCGAATTCGCTGCTGCTTATTGAGCTTCCGGGGAGAGAGAACGAAAATGGCCAGAGAACTTATGTACCGTGACGCCCTTCGCGAGGCGATCGACGAGGAAATGGAACGCGACAGCTCGGTGTTCATCATCGGTGAAGGCATCGCCGAGCGCGGCGGTTCCTACAAGGTGACGGAAGGGCTGCTCGACAAGTACGGTCCCAAGCGTGTCCGTGATACGCCGATCGCCGAAGCCGGCATGATCGGCGTCGGTGTGGGTGCCGCGATTGCCGGCGCTCGTCCGATCGTTGAAATCCTCTATGTCGATTTTGCCATGCTCGGCATGGACATGCTCGTCAACCAGGCGGCGAAGTTTCGCCTGATGACCGGCGGCGATGGACGCGTGCCTTTCGTGATGCGCACCCAGGGCGGAACGGGTGGCGGGGTGGCGGCGCAGCATTCGCAGAGCCTCGAGGCCCTGTTCTACCACATTCCGGGTCTTCAGGTCGTCATGCCGTCGGTTCCCGCCGATGCCAAGGGCCTGCTGAAATACGCCTTGCGTCAGCAGGATCCGGTGATGTTCCTCGAGCACAAGCATCTTTACATGACCAAGGGCATGGTACCCGATGGTGAACATATCATCGAGTTCGGCAAGGGCGATATCAAGCGTCCGGGCAAGGACGTGACGATCATCGCCTGGTCGAACATGATCCCGCGTGCCCTCGAAGCGGCAGCGAAGCTCGCCGAAGAGGGCATCGACGCCGAAGTGCTCGATCCGCGTACCCTGGTGCCGCTCGACAAGGCGATGATCCTTACCTCGGTCGCCAAGACCAACCGGGTCGTCATCGCGCAGGAGGCTGTGCGCCGCGGCGGCGTCGCCTCTGACATCGCCTCGATCATCCAGGCGGAAGCCTTCTATGATCTCGATGCCCCGATCGAGATCGTCGCCGGTCTCAACATCCCCGTTCCGTTCAATCTCGAGCTCGAAAAGGCCAGCGTGCCGCAGGTCGACGACATCGTCGTCGCTGCCCGCCGTACGTTGCATGCCAAGCCTTTCGCGCTCGCCGCCGAATGATCACCGATCTTTGGACAGGACAGGAAACGACGATGTCTATGAATGTTTTGGAAAAACTGGCCGCCACGAATCCGGAATGTGAAATCTGGTGGGATTCGTCCCCCTTGATCTATCCGGGGTGGAAAGCATCCGTTCTCAAGGATGCACCGGCGGAAAAGCGTGCCGATTGGGAGGCGCAGCTGACGCGCCTCTTCGATGCCGATCACGTGTCGGCGACCGGTGAGATGGGTTTTCGCGGCGTGACCACCAATCCGCCGCTGTGCCTGCAGGCGATCCAGGCCGATCCCGCCTTCTGGGCCGAGGAAATCCGCAAGCTTGCGACCGAAAGTGGCTCGGACGATATCGAGCACATCTACTGGACCATTTATCTCGACGTGGTTCGCCGTGGCGCCGCTATGATCCGCAAGGTCTATGATATTTCCGGCGGGAAATACGGTCTCGTCTCGGGCCAGGTCGATCCGCGTTTCGTCACCGACCGGGCGCGCATGCTCGAACAGGGTCTGCAGCTTGCCGATATCGCCCCGAACGTCATGGTCAAGATTCCGGGTTCGAAGGAAGGTTACGAGGTCATTGAGGAACTGACGGCCCGCGGTATCTCGACCAACAACACGACGTCCTTCACGGTGCCGCAATATGTCGCCTGCATGGACGCGGTTTCCCGCGGTCTGGAGCGCGCAAAGGCCAATGGTGTCGATCTGTCGAAATGGCGATCGGTCATCACACATATGTCGGCAAGGCTCGGCAATGTCGGTGATCTGAAGGCGCAAGCCGACGCACGCGGCATCGTGCTTTCGCCTGAAGAGATTCTGCTTGGCGAACTCGCCGTTCTCAAGCGTGCCTACCGGTACGGCAAGGAGCGCGGTCACCCCAGCAAGATGCTGCAATGTTCCATGCGCGTCTCCGATACGGGGCCGGGTGGCACGGCTTCCAGCTGGCATATTTCCAAACTGGCAGGCGGTGACTTCGTCTATACCTGCCCACCCGGCTATATCGCCCAGCTCATGCAGGCCGAAGATCGTCTGCCCGATTTCGATCCGCGCGCCATCGATGAGGATGCGCCGGCTGAAACCATCGAGAAGCTTTTGCGCATTCCCTATTTCCGGCAGGCATATGAATTCGACGGCATGCGGCCGGAGGAATTTTCCCAGTTCGGAGCCTTCGCCACCACGGCCGGCGAATTCGCCGCCGCGACCCGCAAGACCGTCGATTTCGTCGCCCAGTCGGTTGAGTCCGTCCGGCGCCGAGTGGCTTGAGAAAGAGAGCAAACGTCATGGCACGTCCCATTCTTATGCCGCAGGTCGGGCAGGACCTGACCGAAGGCAAGATTACAGCGCTGAACATCAAGCTCGGCGACAAGGTCAAGAAAGGCGATATCGTCGCCGAGGTTGAATCCGAAAAGGCCGTGTTCGAGGTGGAAGCCTTCGAAACCGGTACCGTTCTGGAGGTACGCTATAAGGTTGGCGATATGGCCATTGTTCTCGAACCGATCATCATGGTCGGCGAAGAGGGCGAGGTACTGGAAAGCACAGCCGCCGCCGGCTTTGCCGGTGAGGATGCGCAGGAGATTGTCAGCAAGGCTGCAGAAAGCGATGCGGCGACGCCGGTGGAAACCGGCCGTGAGACCGAGACCGTCTGGCTGAAGACCGGCACCGGTGGCTCGTCTCCCCTGGCGCGTCGGCTTGCCGGCAGCGCCGGGGTCGATATTGCACAGATCACCGGCACTGGCCCTCGCGGCGCCGTGGTCAAGCGCGATGTCGAGGCTTTTCAGCGCAGCAGGTCCGGCCCGTCATCCGTTCTGCCGTTCAGCGGCAGCGCGGTTCGCGCATCAGGCGGCGCTTTGCCCGTGCGCACGCTTCAATCAGGAACGGGCGATCCGGTCGTGTTGATCCATGGTTTCGGCGGCGAACTTTCCGCATGGAAACCTTTCGTTGCGCATCTCGGCCTGACGAACCCTATTCTTGCTCTTGATCTTCCAGGTCACGGTGCCGCGGCATCCTCGGTCGTTGCCGATTTCGAAAGCCTGACCGCAGTCGTGCATGCGTCGCTTGTCGCCGAAGGGATCGACCGGGTGCACTTGGTCGGTCACTCGCTCGGCGCGGCCGTCGCCGCCAGCATCGCAGGTGGCGGAGATCTCCAGGTTCGGTCCTTGTCGCTTCTGTCTCCCGCCGGGCTTGGCCCGAGGATCAATGGCGACTACATCGCCGGTTTCCTCGCCTCGACAAGCGAGGCGGCGCTGAAGGTCTGGCTCGAACTCCTGGTCCATGATCCGGCTTCGCTGCCGGGTGTCCTGGTCCGGGCAACGCTTGCGGCGCGCGAGGGAACGGCGATGCTGGGCAATCAGGCACGGCTTGCTGCCGGTGTCTTCTCCGGCAATACGCAGCTTTTCTCCATCCGCGACGCCTTGTTGCGCTTCGGCGGACCCGTGCGAGCCATCGTCGGGCGGGAAGACAAGATCGTCCCTTCGGAGCAGTCCGATTCCGTGCCGTCCCATGTCGGCCTGTACCGTCTGCCAAATGTGGGACATCTGCCACAGCTTGAAGCCGCTTCGCTGGTCGGGCGTCTCGTGGCGGAAACCGTTCGAAGCGCCGGTTGATCCGTCGCTTCACCTCCCGGCCGCACTGCACGCTCCCAAGGGCGCGCAGTGCGGTTGACGGGAGGCAAAGCGTCAATGCGTA
This genomic interval carries:
- a CDS encoding transaldolase family protein — protein: MSMNVLEKLAATNPECEIWWDSSPLIYPGWKASVLKDAPAEKRADWEAQLTRLFDADHVSATGEMGFRGVTTNPPLCLQAIQADPAFWAEEIRKLATESGSDDIEHIYWTIYLDVVRRGAAMIRKVYDISGGKYGLVSGQVDPRFVTDRARMLEQGLQLADIAPNVMVKIPGSKEGYEVIEELTARGISTNNTTSFTVPQYVACMDAVSRGLERAKANGVDLSKWRSVITHMSARLGNVGDLKAQADARGIVLSPEEILLGELAVLKRAYRYGKERGHPSKMLQCSMRVSDTGPGGTASSWHISKLAGGDFVYTCPPGYIAQLMQAEDRLPDFDPRAIDEDAPAETIEKLLRIPYFRQAYEFDGMRPEEFSQFGAFATTAGEFAAATRKTVDFVAQSVESVRRRVA
- a CDS encoding acetoin dehydrogenase dihydrolipoyllysine-residue acetyltransferase subunit, which translates into the protein MARPILMPQVGQDLTEGKITALNIKLGDKVKKGDIVAEVESEKAVFEVEAFETGTVLEVRYKVGDMAIVLEPIIMVGEEGEVLESTAAAGFAGEDAQEIVSKAAESDAATPVETGRETETVWLKTGTGGSSPLARRLAGSAGVDIAQITGTGPRGAVVKRDVEAFQRSRSGPSSVLPFSGSAVRASGGALPVRTLQSGTGDPVVLIHGFGGELSAWKPFVAHLGLTNPILALDLPGHGAAASSVVADFESLTAVVHASLVAEGIDRVHLVGHSLGAAVAASIAGGGDLQVRSLSLLSPAGLGPRINGDYIAGFLASTSEAALKVWLELLVHDPASLPGVLVRATLAAREGTAMLGNQARLAAGVFSGNTQLFSIRDALLRFGGPVRAIVGREDKIVPSEQSDSVPSHVGLYRLPNVGHLPQLEAASLVGRLVAETVRSAG